The genomic stretch AGCCACACATGAGTGGACTTTCATGTGCCTTAGAAGACTTATAGTCAGCACCATGAATGAATGTCATGCTTCTAAACAAACGTAGAAATTCATCAGCATCCTTTGGAAAATCGCCCATATGGTTGGGAACCTCCCCTAAGCCTCGCACCAGCAGCAAGACATCTTCCACAACAATGCTGCCTGGCAATAGCGACACATTTCTGCCATCTTCAGCAGCTTTGGGCACCAATGCCTTTGGCAGATCAACGGGTTCACGGGCAATCTTGTCAAACACAACCAAGTTGGTGTATGGTGGCGACAGGTACTTACTCTTCTTCCGCTCTCGCTTTCCTGAGGTTACATGCTCAGCACTGTCAATCTTGGCCTCATCCTCCGCTGCATCCCGCTTGCCCATCATTTTGCTGAGACTGCGCTTCTTCTGCTTGGGTGTCTCCTCCGGCCTCACCAATGCCTTGTGCTGGTCCTCGGCAAGCCAATCATCAGCATCTCTGTCCTCGCCAGCAGGCACATCAAGATCGATCTTGTCCACAAGGTCGTCCGGCGGGCGCCGCGGGTAGTGCTGGGCGCCATGTGGGCCCCACCCCTCCCCGACCGCGCCGACCCAGCTCTTGAGCCTGGCGCGGTCCACCAGGCCGACAGAGGAGACGTCCAATGCGGCCTCACGGAGCGCCTCCAGGAACTCGGCGGGCGCCAGGTTGGCGACTCCGGTGACGATGCAATCCTCTCCGGGCGGCAGGGGCGGGACGCAGGCGCAGGTGAGCTGGGCGCGCAGGGCCGCGACGGCGCGCGCCTGGGCCTCCTCGACGGCCCCGAAGAATCCGCGCGCGATGCTGCCGCGAGCCatcgcgtcggcgtcggcgtcggcgtcggcgaagCGCAGGACCCGCGCGGGAGGGGCCGACGGCGCTCCTCCGGAGGCGGCGGGGTCGACGAAGTAGGAGACTTGGGCGTCGCGGACGGCGGAGGCGGGGCACGCGGCGAGCATGCGCGCGGGCCACCAGCAGTGCCGGCGGGGCTTGGACGGCTTGACCCAGACGAGCTCCCcggcggctagggtttgggATGCTGCCGCGGTGTCCGCGTCCGCGTCCGCCTCGGGGGTTAGGGTTTTGGCCTCCATTGGTGCGAGGAGGAATGGAATGTGGGTGGCGATGCGGCGCGAGTGGCGTGAGGATTGGTGGTGGGTGCGGGTCGGGGGGGATAGGAACGGGAACGGGATGGAAGGGGGAGGGTCGGATTCGATTGGAAAGTGGGAGGGGGGGAGACGGCCGGCCGAACGGAAAAGGGAATCAACTGGGAACGGGAAGCCTAGGCCTAGCTGGTAGCTGcttccggcggcggcgcggcggcggcggcggcccggcCGTGGTGTGAGCGAGTCACGGACAGAACCGCATTGATATGATAGAGTGACAGTGGGAAATGGGGGAGTGGTCAGTGGCTCAGTGCTGTCTGCTGTGTGCTGGTGTGGCGAGAGGCCAGAGACGTGGGTGCAAGAGAAGTTGCGATGCGCTCACAATTTGGCTGGGGAATCCACGAAAGCGTCGGGGAAGCCCAGGACCCAGGTGGCCCGCGTGGGCGGCGTGGCTGGTGGCTCCATCGAGAGGCGGGTACTCGGAGTCGGAGCGACGCGTGCGGCCTTGCGCCTTGGGGATGGTTGCGGCCGCCATGCCTCGTCCTCACAGTGCAGCTTCTCGTGTGTTTGTCATAAATATTGTccgatcataaactaattaaggtCAAAAAATTCTCAATTTATAATCAAACTATGTGATTAGTTTctgtttttctctataattaatgctttatgcatgtgccataagattcgatgtgacggagaattttgtaaactttttggttttcggggtgaactaagggcactcacaatgcagactctatcatagagtctaaaattatttattacctcgaataatgtggacttagagtctaaataagacttgaggtcttattttttctacctctttcttcaataaataagctgtcacatcaacaaaataccacaaataatatgtaattaagtgtcttggactctatgatagagtctttcattgtgagtgccctaaacaGACCTTAGTGTTGTGAGGAGAGTCGAGTCCGTTTTTGATCGTGTTTGACTTCCATGGACAAAGAGATATGACCATCTTGCTCTTGCAATTTGGTAAAGCTATTATTCCTCCTCCAAAAAACTTGAGCCTTTTGCCTATATGTCATTATAAAAGATTAAAATAACTTACACACCATTGAAGTTTTAAAATACTCTTGTCTGAAGTTTTTTTACCTGTATGCCACTTTCGTCAATTTTGTTGCTAGTGGTAGTTAAAGTCCAGTAGAAAAGACGTTTTTACCCTCAGTTATAAAACGCATTAAAAGTTTCATTCTTTCCCTGTGCTTAGAAAAACTTCACTTTGACCTGTAACAACTTGTATGTGTACAAGtgaatttttttaataattataATAAATTTGAAATACATAAAAAATATTCATTATAGTGAATATTCcaaaatttcaaatttattATAGTTATTAAAAAATTTACATGCACACATACAAGTTTTTACAGTGATTTTTTTTCATAATGATAAACAGAAAAAGTGAAGTTTTTTGAATCGCATAAAGTTACAATGGCACTAGAGGAGAGAATGATTTTTTTGGTGTATTTATAATTGAGGGTAAAATCGTCTTTTTCATTGGACTTTAACCGTCGTTATATGCAAAATTGACAGAAGTGGCACACAGGTAAAAAGAACTTCAGACAAAGGGTACTCACGGACTTTTCAAATTTTCAATGGTACATAGGTCATTTCGATCTTTTATAATGACACATAGgtaaaaaactcaaaaaaattCCCTTCCTCTTATCATTAGCATTTCATCGAGCACATGGCGGGCAGAAACAAGAACACTACCCGGCAGCAAGAATGACGGCTGGTGGCCGGTGATGGCCACAGTGGTGTTGTGTGTCCATCTAGGGGCCCGTGAGCATATGTGGAGGGGCATAGCTCCGCCCACAACACTTTGGGGTGGCGAGGGTAGAGCAGCCGACGGCGGTGGCTAAGACTGCTCTAGCGGCCAGGGTTGCAAGTGATGGCGCAACATGGGAAGCAGTGTGTCAAAGGAAGCGTGCACATGAGGAAGGGGATGACAAGGTTAGCTGGTACGGGTACGGTGTGAGGAGAGGAACATCAGTGGCAAAAAGGACGTGCTCGGCTGGTGGCCATGGTTGCTATTCTGCGCGAGCAGTAGAGAGTGAGATGAAGAGAGCAAGAGTAGAATGAGGGAGAGGAAACAGAGCTCGAGCCTGTGATCACGGTCGGCGACGACAACTCCTCTACATTGACACGAGGACAATGACTATGGCACATGCGTGACGACCAAGAGCAGGGTTGAGAGAGTGGCCGCCACCATCCCGTTGTTGTTGTCCAAGGCACGACCCAAGGTAGTCGCGTAGCATTCACAGACGAGGAGGTGGAAGAGCTCACCGCTGGGGTTCGGGACTCCTGCACTGAGGTGGTGGAGGGTAAGCCTGACACCGTGTCTGCCACGCTGTCGATGGCCTACGCCACAATGTGGTTCCTTGCGACATCGTGTCATTAGATGCCCGCATAGCGCACCACCTCTCGGATGGATCCCATCGAGGATGGGCTACACCGGCCGGATCCCAGGAGCCAGCAAGGTAGGCTCTCGGGTGAGCACAGCCTCTCCTTGTCTAGCGAGATGTGGGCggggaaggggaaggacgaACGAAGGATGTGAGAGTGAAAGGCCGGGAGGTGACGAGTTTGTAAGGATGCAAGCGGCGTAGGCCAAACCATCTAACCCACTGGGCTACCGCACCACAAACCCGCGTAAACCCACGCCGCGAGCCCGCGAATCAGGAGCGACTCAACGCAGACCGTCAACGCAGCCCAATGGCGCCGCATGGACCCACAAAGAGCGTGCGATTGCGAACTGCGAAGGAAGAAGGAGGAGAAAACTGCGAAGGAAGAAGGGGGAGAAAACTGCGATTGCCAATGGCACCTTAAGGAATTGCAAGGATCCGTTCGTATGCATGTTGTTCGGTGATGATGCGTCGTGCGTGCATGCACGAGGCCAAGGTTAAACTGAAGCGCAGGTCCTCAGCTTCCTACATATGGAAATAGAGATCATCATGGACCAGCAGTCCAGGACTATCGCATGACACACAGTCGGCGACGTAAGGACGCACACAACCAAAGCCGCGTGAGCGATGCGGCGCTATGCGGGCTGCCGCATAAGCCTACAAAAGCAAGCGGCATGGCCTGGGCTGCCGCATGTGCCCACAAAAGCTCTCGCAGCTCGTGTGGACGCGGGGCGGGCTGACCGCCGCCGCCCCACTTGCATCCTTACGAGTTTGCACACCGCACACTCCATCTCGCTCCACCAGACCAGGTCGTGAAAAAACAACCCCCCCCATGGACGGGGGCACTCGGCTACTCAGTGGGGAGGGATATAAGTGGCGCTGGGGGCTCTCCCTTTGTGTTGGGTTTGATGTTAGAGGCGGGGCAGTTTTGGGTGTGTTGTTCTTTTCCGTGTGGAGGACGTAAATTCTAGAATGGGTAATGTTGTTTAGGTCACGGTTGTTGGAGATAGCCTAAGTAAATTCATGCTTGCTTATCTCGTCTCATTGTGGCTTAAAACAGCATGTTGGCACGATAAAAGTAGACTAGTGTCTGGTGGCTTAACATAACATTTTTTTTCATGATCTTGGTGTTGAAATTTTTTGCTTCCTTGGCAATGCACCAACCAAAACCACCTTTTACTTCTGCGTGGGAAACTCCCCTAAGCTTTTCTCCAGATCAAAGAAAGAAAATGTCACGGTATACTGCAATAGCATCTGCTGGCATAAAAAGCAAAAAAGAATTCTATTCCCGTTAAAGCATGCCCTGCCCTGCACATCTCTGCTTTCTTCTACACCGAGGCGAAAATTATGCCggtgagaaaagaaaaaaggatacaACTTCTGCGGTGCGGGCGAATGTCCTTTATTCACCAACGCTGACAATGACATATATTCCAAAGTGTTGGCAGCAGGTTAACCGCAGAGTGATCAAACGCAAAGAACACACACGTATCCCTTCTTGTCGTGATCAACGAGCAAGCGCCAACGGACGCAGGAGACTGAAAGGGGACGCGGAATCAGATGCCGGAAATGCATCGCGATGCCGATGCCCTGCACAATCCGTTTCCCAATCACCACGCTTGCTCTTGATTAATTGTGTGTTGCGTATGCTTTCTCTAGCTCCCAGTGAATCCTTCCCCTCACTATATATAAAATGCAGAGCGCGCGGCATTGCAATTCGCCAATTCGCAACGCGGGTCTCTCTGTAACCAGCCCAAGATCACCACGCTCACTCGATCGTCTCCTGACCAAAAGCGAATCCAACACAGGCAGCATGGCTGACGaccagcagccgccgccgcagcggtACTGGTTCCCGTACTGGAccgcgccgccgcagccgccgccgcccgcgcctGCTCCTGCTCCGCGGCCGGGCGTCCGGCCGCAGCTGTCGAGGCGGGAATCTCGCCCGGCACCGCAGCAGCAGCCATCGCCGCCTCctgcaacagcagcaacagcgTCGCCGTCGCGGCGGCCGTCGTCGCACCCGCAACAGGCGGCGACGCCGGGGTCCAGAGGCGCTGGCGGTGGTGCTGGTGGCCCTGCTCCACCACCGGCCCAGCCGCAGCCGACGCGGCTGTCCAGCAGGCCGTCCCCGTCGCCTGCCCGCGCTCCGCCACTCTCGCCCGTTCGagagcccaatgctccagcgccggcgccggcgccggtacTGGTTGCCAGAGAGAACAGGCCGCCTTCTCCTCTTCATCCTACTCCTACTGCGCATGATGTTCCTACGCAAAAAGACATCACCGTTCCGCAAGAGAAAACCATCCATGAACCGCTTGTAGCATCCAAGGCACAAAGCAAGGCCCCGGAGAAAGAAAAAGCCAAGGAGAAAGAGAAGGAGAAGGAAAAGGAtaaagagaagaaggagaaggagaaggagaaagAGAAGGATCACAAAGATAAGAAGGACAaggataaagaaaaggatcacaAGGACAAAGAGAAGGAAGGTAGCCAGCTGCACAAGGAGCTCAAGGCGGGCGTCGCGGACATGGTGCAGAAGCTCAGCTCTACGGCGCCGTCGTCGACCGGCGGCGGCCACGAGCGCGCTggatcggcggcggcgggaacGACCATCATCACGCTGGCCGGCGAGAACAAGGGCGCGTCCATGAAGGTAGACAGCAGCGCCGTGGCCGACGGCAGGGGggacgcggcggcgggcggcaagGAGCGCCGCGGCCACAAGCTCGACGGCAGCGTCGTCGGCAGCAGCGGGAAGGAGCAGGGTGCGGGCGGCAAAGGGCTGACGGCGTTCGTCAACAGCAACGTGCAGGTGATCAACAACTCGCTGATGCTGCAGAGCTCCTGCAACGGCGGCGACCCCGGGGTGCACCTCAAGCTGTCCAccaaggccaagaagaaggaCGGCGAGGGAGCTGGTGGGGGCAAGAGTGGCTCCGCTGCTGCGCCAAAAAAATGATCAAGCTTCATATCGCTGGCGCGCGCATGGCTATCGAGCAATGACGAAAAAGTATAAGTTAAGTATCCATCAAAACAGAGAGTTGAACGGACCTGGTTAGCATCGATAATTTTATCTGGAGTATATGTACACATCATGGATGTGAGTCTGCAAAAATTCGTGCTGAATGATGCCTGTAAAACTTAACAAGATGCCATAATAAGCAAATCTCTGTGCACATGGTCTCTGATCTCTCTTTATGTTTGTTATTTTTAAAGGAATCTCCAAATGTTACTTGTGAGAAAAAATTGGAACCCACGAACAATAACCATATCGTTTTCTTTGTGGTAGAGATTGAGAAAAAAACACCTCCACATCCTTTCAGGTTGGATGACTTGCATATATGTAGTCTGAATGGCCTGTATAATCATTGTATTTTTTTCTTGAAATTATTAGTGATAGAGATTGGGGAAAAACACCTCACACCCTTTAGAGTTGGGTAACTTGCATATATATAGCTTGAGTGTCATGTGTTACATACACATGTACAAATACATTGATGATAACGCTTTGggaatttctatgatttttcgGATATTACTCCACTATTTTTTAGAGCTAAataggttttttttttgaaatatctagagatattttCATGAGCTATAAGAGCAACTTCAAGAGCTTGACTAAAATTAATAGTCAAATTTTATTGCTTAGCTATTTTATAGAATAGAAAACATCTTAAAAAAAGAGGAGGTCCATAACAgtcttgctattttacaaaatcaaataTCTAGTGTCAGTAATTGACTATATATGGCCACCAAAATTCAAGCGATAACCAACTCTCTgttttacaaaaccaaatagcacatctATTGGAGCCTACTTTTTGCtatgcaaattctaaaatagcctcCATAACAAAAACAACCAAGCTCTTGGAATTGCTCTAAATTTTTTATTGAACTTGATGTATCCCAAATCTATCTTCAAGATATTTTTTGGGAAGATTTTTGAAAGTTTAGAGATATTTTATGCGGTTTAAAAACCCTATCAAGTATTTACCATTTTTAACCTAAAAGAAAGATAAAACTATCTTCAAAACCACAATGAGGTAATTTGAaaggttttgaaagttcaaggATAAAGTGTCTGGTTTTGAAGTTTGAGAAATAAAAACTCATTCAGGGAGGTAGAATAATTTTTTTTCACACCTAAATACAGGCCCAATGCAAATGTTAACATTTGTTGGGCTCAATGCAAGTGTAATCCTTGGGCTCTCTGCGGTGGACTAACGGGCCGGTTCGGCCCGACAAAATCCAGTGCAGAGTCTCCTAAATCCTGATCAGCAGCAGCCGAGCTGAGGAAAGGCGACGGCCTGCCGATTTCTCCTCGTCCTAAAACCCTAACCCCAACTCCCCACCCCACACTCGTCTTGCCGGCGGCGGGGACGATGAGGGCTATCACCGGCGGCGTCGTCTCCTCCGAGCCCTGTTCCCTCCGCACGGCCGCCCTCTTCCTCATACGCTTCTCCAAGTCTGCCGCCTCCCACCTACCCTCCTCCGACTGCCATACCTACCTCCGCACCGTGACCGACGCCACAAGACAGCTCGGCCGCTTCCGCAAGGAGCTCGGCGCCAGGCAACTACAGGGCGACGCCAACTTCGATGCCCATGGCTACGAGGATCCGGTGGATGGCCGTAGAAGGCACCAAGACCAGGAGAGCGAAGGGGGCATGTCGGTTGCCGCTGATGGTTCCCACCGCGATTCTGCCGCGGGGGCGGAGCTAGATCTTGCCTCCGGTAAGAAgaaggccaagaagaagaagaagaatgagAATCCACAGGAGGATAGAGCGGTTGCCCGTGCTGACTCGCACATCCCCCCTTCACCAGAAATTGCCActgagaagaggaagaagaagaagcatcCGAATAAGGAAATCATCGTCGATGTGAAGGTTGAAGAAGAGCTGGTGAGTGAAAagaagaagagcaagaagaaaaaagagaagTTTCATGTGAAACTGGAAGAGGATGTGAATGCGGTGGAAGAGAAAATCGTGAATGGCAGTGAAGAAAGAGTTGCCAGAACAGAGAGGGAAAGGAAGAAAAAGAAGCATGAACAAGAGGAAGGCCGCACTGAGGTTGTGAAGGAGGAGAAGACAATTGCTGATGGTGATCTAGACATAGAGAAGAAGaggaaaaagaagagggatagaGGTGACATTTATGACAATGGTTCAGAGCTGGTAGAACATACAaagaagaagcaaaagaagcatTCTGGAGATTAGTTAGGAGAATCCTTACTCATTGGAGATGTATGGGAATTTGTGGTGGGTGTGGTTGTTTTTGCTGTTGTATTTTGGGCTTCAATTTGATTAAGGTTGGGCTCTTTTGGCTACAGTGCTAGACTCCACTGTTTTGTTCTGTATAACATCCAATTTATATGCCATGGCCATGAGGCTCAATCAATGATATTACCATTTGAATCGTTACTTGAAGTGCTCTGAATTCCATGCTATACCCTATATTATTAGAATTACCAATTAGGCAATTACACCCTACTATTAGAATTGCCAATTACACCTAAGAGAAAACAGGACAACACAAATTATACATTCGAAATTTAACATTTTATTGATAATGTGCACAATGAAACAGTTCATTATGTTTTCGTTGACTGTTTAACTCTGAAAAAGTTTTGCGTGTTTTAATTGATTGTTGATCTCATATTTGGAAGTTGGACAATTATGCTTTGTCCCATTTAGACTAGCGATTTGAACTGAAAGGCTCATAATAGGGGTTATTGTTTTGCCGCATTAACTTGCTGTAAATTTTGCTCCCTAGTCGATTAGGCAACTTATGTTATCTATAAAATTCCTGAAATTTCTAGTTGAAGCCTAAAGCCAACTTTGACCGATTGCTGTGTTGGCATATTGACTAATATGGTTACATCTGTTTTGTCCCCCCTCAAGGATTGGCAGATCTGTGCCATGACGATTCGATTCACAGAATATAGAATATGTTAGTTTTCTTGTGTGTATTT from Sorghum bicolor cultivar BTx623 chromosome 3, Sorghum_bicolor_NCBIv3, whole genome shotgun sequence encodes the following:
- the LOC8072358 gene encoding putative uncharacterized protein DDB_G0290521 — protein: MQSARHCNSPIRNAGLSVTSPRSPRSLDRLLTKSESNTGSMADDQQPPPQRYWFPYWTAPPQPPPPAPAPAPRPGVRPQLSRRESRPAPQQQPSPPPATAATASPSRRPSSHPQQAATPGSRGAGGGAGGPAPPPAQPQPTRLSSRPSPSPARAPPLSPVREPNAPAPAPAPVLVARENRPPSPLHPTPTAHDVPTQKDITVPQEKTIHEPLVASKAQSKAPEKEKAKEKEKEKEKDKEKKEKEKEKEKDHKDKKDKDKEKDHKDKEKEGSQLHKELKAGVADMVQKLSSTAPSSTGGGHERAGSAAAGTTIITLAGENKGASMKVDSSAVADGRGDAAAGGKERRGHKLDGSVVGSSGKEQGAGGKGLTAFVNSNVQVINNSLMLQSSCNGGDPGVHLKLSTKAKKKDGEGAGGGKSGSAAAPKK
- the LOC8079093 gene encoding glutamic acid-rich protein, with the translated sequence MRAITGGVVSSEPCSLRTAALFLIRFSKSAASHLPSSDCHTYLRTVTDATRQLGRFRKELGARQLQGDANFDAHGYEDPVDGRRRHQDQESEGGMSVAADGSHRDSAAGAELDLASGKKKAKKKKKNENPQEDRAVARADSHIPPSPEIATEKRKKKKHPNKEIIVDVKVEEELVSEKKKSKKKKEKFHVKLEEDVNAVEEKIVNGSEERVARTERERKKKKHEQEEGRTEVVKEEKTIADGDLDIEKKRKKKRDRGDIYDNGSELVEHTKKKQKKHSGD